TGGCTGTTCCGCCGATGTCTTTAAACAGGTTACCTTTTATTTCATCCTCATGCGTCCCGCGCTGGTAATCTAAGCCTGTTGAGGCCAGGTGCTCAAAACGGCAGCCTTCAAAAGTGGTATGGGCGGCGTAAGCCACCTCAACAGCAGCGGCAGGACGGCCAACCCATGCCTGGTTTTCCAGCCCTTTTTTATCCGGCGTACCGGGTATTTTTAGCTTGTAGGCATCCAGCATATACATACCATCCTGGTGCGGCACCAAACCAGCTTTTGAAGACCGGAGCCAGCTGCTATGCTGAAAACCAATATTTTTAAAACTGAAATAACTTACGGGGTGATCTATCGTCCCCTCAATTTTTACAATATTCTCAAGGACAGGAACAGTTGCAGTGGCTGTGGACAGATCTTCACCGGGGCGCGGTATGTAGTATATTTTACGATGCTCCATATCCAGGTACCACTCACCGGGCTGGTTTAAAAACTGCACCGATCTGCTGAGATAAAAGGCAGAGTTACCCGTTTTTTTGGAGATCCAGGGCGCTGGCCAGGGATGTTCCGATTGGATGCGGCTTTCGGGCTGGTAAAAGGATAACCTTACGCTATCACCCGCCACTTTTGCCGATTTAACCCTTAGTATTGCTATAGCCCACCACTGGTGTATAAACATTTCCATACCCTTGATGTGCAGGGTATCAAAGGCCGCGGGTTTAGGAATCCAACAGGTTTGGCTTTGATGATCCCATGATAAAATACGACTCATTAATGGTGCATCTGTTTCCCTTGCCGGGGTGGCTTTAGTGTTATCAACCCATAATTGCCTGAAATTCACTACTTCATCACCAATTAAGGGCGCGTTGGCAACCCATAATTTTCCGGCAACATTCAAGGGTAAACCAGGGATATTTCCTTCCTGCTTTTTCCAGCCGTTTATATGGATGCCGCCACTTAAAATGGTTTCGCCTTTTTCGGCGCCTTCTATGATAGTGGGGCTATCGGCTGTACCCGAATCTTCGGGGCGGATAAACAAAGGTTCGGATAATTGATAAAGTCCCTTCTCCACCACAATACGAATGCCTCCTTTTATGGATATATCTTTCAGGCGGCGCAGTTCGCGCGCCTTTCTCAGCGCCATGGCTACCGTAGCCAATGGTTGCTGTTGCGTACCCGTATTTTTGTCTGATCCTTTTGGCGATACCCATATTTCTGCCGCTAAAACGCTGCCTGTTAAAGCAACAATTAGCAGCAAAGCGACAATAAATATGCGGCAGATGTTCATTAACAATTATTGGTTTGATGTTTGAAAAATTGATTTTATGTAAGTGGCATTGGCGCTAAAGTTCCATTTAACATTATGCACATCTTTAGTATCTCTCGACCGCTCAATCACCAGCCAGCCGCTCCAGCCCATTTTATCTAAAGTTGCCTTTACCCGTTCCATGTTTATTTCAGGGTCGTTCTGCAGCCATTGGCCATCAGTATTGGTACAGTGTATCATTACAATATTCATCTTGCCCAGTATCTGCAATTCCTTTTCCAGGTCGCGGCCATTATCAAGTGCGTTTTGAAAGTTGAAATAGCTTTTTATGGCTGGCGAGCCTATATCTTTTAATAGCTGCAACTCATTCCTGGCATCCAGTGAAGTTTCAATACCAATAACTACACCCGCTTTTTCGGCTATTTTACCTACTTCCTTTAAGCGGGCAACTATTGCGGGGCGCAGGTTTGGGTATTTAACCAGGTCGCCTTTAATACCCAATGGCAAAAAGCCAACTTTTACATTCATTTGCTTCATGGTATTAATGCAATCTTCAACAGCCTTAACAGCGGTGGGCCGTTCGGCAAATGATTGTGCAAAAAAACCGGTCATTCCCAATGACGGTATTTCCAGGCCCAGCTCTTTAGCTTTATTTAAAAACAGTTCCCGTACCGAATCTTTTGCCAGTTGATTATCAAATGTCTCGCGATCGCCAAGACCGCCCATATCTACCTCAACCCCATCGGCGCCAACATCTTTTGCAAGTTGGAACGCACCAATTTTTTGCCTTTTGATTATCATGAGGTCAACTACCGCTACCTTGTACCGCTGCTTAGCCGATGGCGTTTGCGCTATAACCTGTTGTGCCACCCCTATTGTAAATAGTACAACACCCAAAACCAATATCAACCTGCTTTTCATATCCTCTATTTGTTTATAGCTGCCGCGAAAACTTTTTGCAGTTGATTAAACCCTTTTATGGCGCCGACAGGCAGTTTTTCGCCTTTATCGCCAAACACATACATGGCCGGTTTTTTTTCAATAGTTACTTTTGATTCATCAATATTGCCGCTCTTATCTTCAATCGTCTTAATATTGAGGTGGAAGTTTTTGGCAATGAACCTGTACAACGGAAACCTTTTGGATGGCCCAAAATCGTGACCTTCATTGGGGAGATGTACATTCTCCACCATATTTTCGGCACCATAATAACCATACATTTTTTTGAGATAAGGAAAATCATGTTCGGGCATATTGGCTGTCCAGTCCTGCCCGTCAGATACCAGCAATTGCGGTTTTGGGGCGGCCATAGCGGCAAGCTCTACATTATCGGTTCCGCCTCCGCACTGATGTACGGGCATCCCGCTTTCGCATGGGCAGCCCCCATAAAAATAGGATGAGACGGAAACTACCGGTGCGCTTAACTTAATCCTGTCGTCCAGCGCGGTCATTAAAACGGTATGGCTGCCACCGCCGGACCCGCCGCTGATTCCTATTCTTGCAGTGTCCGTTTCTTTTAATGATGATACATAATCCAATATCCTGATAGCTCCTAAAATTTGAATGCTTTGCGCAAGGCTGCGGCGATGATCTTCATCCTTAAACTGCAACAGCGATTCGCCCCAGGCAAAAAGGTCGTAGCTGTAGGCCATAACACCCATGCGGGCCAGTGTGGCACAACGCAACTGGCAATCGGCACGGTAGCGCTGGTGCTCCCAATGCCCGTCTGGACTTAATATTACCGGGATCCTCCCTTTTATTTTAGATGGTTTATATAACGATCCGTTGATGTATAAACCCGGTAAAATTTCAATAGCTATGTTCTCTACCGTATAACCATCAAATATTCTTTTTGGGGTGACGATAGGTTTTGAGGCAGGTTTTGCAGGTAAAGGCCATAACCCCAAAGCCTTATATAGTTGTGGCTTAAGCAAAGCTTTGCGTTGCTCCCAGCTTGCTTTATCATGATACTGCGATGCAATACGATCCAACTCTTTCCAGCCATCAGTAACCGCCCAGCGGTAATATTCGTACTCCTTTAGCTTATACCTGCCGGGGCCTTCTTTATTTACCTTCAGATCGAGCGGGGTAAGCACATTAGCCAGCGTGGTATCCACATCTGTCCGGAAACGCCATTCCGCATAGTTTACCCATTTATCCTGAACCTGGGCATCGGTGTATTTAATCTTTACATGATACCTATCCTGGATCTCATCAAGTACTTGCTTTAATGATTTTTTGTACAGACCATCCGTGGTTTGCTGGGCGCCGGCTGTATAAAACAGCAGTGTAAAGCAGGCTATAAGTATACCGGTTAATTTTTTCATCACGTTTCTCCTTTAAAGATCTTTAGTCTCTCCTGTTGTTGCCACAGGCGCTGTGTACCCATCAACCTTGGGCCACACACCGTCTTTTATTTCTTTTAGATCTAGCTTTTGGGGATCGATCACCACATGCTTTATTTTTTGCCTGCGCCACGTATAAACCACATGCACCAGTCCATCTGCCGACTGGATCACCGATGGATAAGAATATTGACTGATAGGTGAATCTTCAAGTATCGCAGCAGCATACCAGTTAACGCCATCTTTTGATACAGCCACGTTTAAAGGCGTACGGGCGCCTTTTGCCAGTGTTCCCGGCGGTAACACATGATTATAAACCAAAAGCTGCCTGCCGTCCTTTAATGTCACCGCATCGGTGCCTGAGTTGTTGTTGGGCAAAGTTGTTTTTTCGAGCGGCGACCAGGTTTGCCCCTTATCTTTTGACCAGGCTGTGAGTACCGCCCTGTTCTGGCTGCGGCAAAGTACCTGCAGCCTGCCATCTTTATAGATCAGGATACTGGGCTGGATAGCTTTCAGCTCTTTACCGTCACTTACAGGGCCTATCATTGTCCAGGTTTTACCAAAATCATGGCTGGCTTCAAAATGCACCTGCCAGGCTTTGCCTTCGGTACTTACCGGGCTTAGTAATGTGCCATCCTTCAGCAAAACCGGCTTGTTTTTAATCGGGCCTAAAAAGCCATCCGGCAAAGCAGTTTGCGCCGACCAACTGATTCCACCGTCGTCCGAGGTTTTCATATACCCTTTCCACTTGGCGGGGCTGGGGCCTATTTTATAAAATAAAAGCAGCTTACTACCCGGCACCTGGTAAAGTACAGGGTTCCAGCAGGCATAGCGTAAAGTATCGTTCTGTATGCCGTTGGCCACATTAATGCCTTCAGTCCATTTGCCCTTAACAAACCTGCTCACCCAGATGCATACATCGGGGTTACGCTCTTTTGTTCCGCCAAACCATGATGCCACCAAACCTTTGGGTGTTTCGGCAATGGTGGCTGCATGGCATTCGGGATAAGGCGCTTTATCGTAAATAAATTCATCTTTTACAATGCCTTTGCGCCAGGGGTTAGTTTGGGCAAATGTTTCGCTGGCTATTGTGCAGGCACTTAATATGATCAGCAAGATTTTCTTATACATGGCTATTATATTTATTGAGCTGTTTTCTTTGCAGCATCAGCAGCTTTTTTAGCTTTAACAGCATCTACATAAGCTTTAAATAACTGGTGCCAGTTACGGCCATTATTGTTGAGGTATTGCTCGTTTTTGGTTTTGTAGATCTCAAAAATGGCCGAGATCTGTTTAATATTTTTAAAATCAACCGCCTGCTCGCGGGCCTGCTTTAAATTGGCAAGTATGGTTGCTTCCTCAACCGGTGTCAGATCGGTAACTATGGCTTTATAACCTGCCAGCGTAAAAGCCACCTTGCCAATGGTATATTTATCCAATATCGCTTCAACCTGTTCTTCATTAAGATCTTTGCGCAGACCGGTCATCAGGTTTTCGTGAACAGATTTTGGCAGGGATGAATTGATGATGATCTGCCTGTCCATAGTGCTCAATGGTTTGCCGGTAGCCGGATCAATCCCGGCAGGTACAGATTCGTACGAGTGGCTATTGTTCCAATCCCGGATAGCTTTCAGGTGCGTAGCCACAACGGTTTTTACCCGTGAAGCTTTCGCAGTATCATTCAAGGTAAGAGAGCTTACCCATTCATTTGCTTTTTTATCAATCTCTGCATCAGCTTTAGCCTGTGCTTCTGGTGATGGGACTTGCTTTACCGCTGTTTGATCCTGCGCTTTACTTAGGGTTGATGTGATGAGCAATGCAGCGAATGCAATACCCGCGATGTTTAATATTTTCATGTTTATACTCATTTGATAGGTAGATTTAACTTTTAACTTCAAAATTGTAACTGCCGGATCCTACCCGGAAAATAGCCCGGCCGCCTTCCATTTTTACCAGTTTAATATCTTTTATGGTATCCACTGCCTGCCCCGATTCGGTTACAGCCTTGCCGTTACCTGCCGGTATGTATACTAAAGCTTTGCTGTTTGGCGGTACGGTTATATGCCAGGTAAAACGACCATTATTGCTTATCCAGCTACTTTTAACTACACCATATGGCGTTTCATATGAAGCATTTACAGTATTCAACTGACTTATTACCGGAGGTATCATCACCATTTCTTTAAAGCCCGCGTTAACAGTTTTAATACCGGCCAGGTCCTGGTAAAACCATGCCACCAGGTCGCCAAGCAGCATAATGTGGTTATGCGAATTCATGGCGGGGTTGGCGGTATCGCCGTTCCATAGCTCCCACATGGTGGTGGCGCCATGTTTAACCATGTAGCCCCAGCTCGGGTAATCATCGTTAGATGCTATACGATAAGCGAGGTCGGGCCGTCCGTATTCGGTAAGGCCACGCATAAGCCATTGTGTACCTATAACCCCGGTGCTGATGTGGCCGTTTGCATCATTCTCAATCTTATCAACTATGTTTTTAAAAACCGCTTTGCTGCTTGCTGCGGGGGTAATGCCAAAATATAATGGCAGCAAATTGGCGGTGACGGTATTGTTAGCATATCGAAAGCTTTTTTTATCAAGATATTTTTGGTTGAAAGCATTGCCTACCTTTAGTTTCAAGACAGCAAAGGCCTGTGCATCGGCAGGTTTATGGAGCAGTTTGGCAAACTTTTGCATCAATCCCGACAGGTGATAATAATATGCTGTCGCGATGAGCTGCCCGTTGGTATTGCGGGAAGAGTCTTTAGAGTGGATCAATTCCGGCGATTCGGGTGACACGCACCAGTCGCCATATTTATCTTTGGTCACTATGTAATCCTTCATGTATTTTACACGCATATAATCCATCCATTTTTTCATGGAGGCATAATGCTTTTCAATGGGCGCCTTATCGGCAAACTGGCGGTAAAGCATATCGGCCACCAGGATGTATGTACCGGGCCAGGTCATGTTATCGCTGTAATAATTCCAATAGGCCGGGGCAACATCGGGGATAGCGCCATCCGGCTTTTGCGATTGGGCAATATCATCCAGCCATTTGGCATACAGGTTACCATTGGCAAATACAAAGCTTTCGCCAAGGGAGCCAACCGCGCGGTCGCCAAGCCAGGGCATCCGCTCGTTACGCTGCGGGCAATCAACCGGCATGCCTTTGTAATTGCTTAATATACCCCAGTAAGCGTTGTGATAAACCTGGTTAATGAGCGGGTTGGATGTTTCAAAATGCCCGGTTGTAGCCATGGCATCATAAACTACCTCTCCTTCAAAATCGGCCAATTCGGGCCTGCCGGGATAACCGCTGATCTCTACATACCTGAAACCATGGTATACAAATGCCGGGCGCCAGCTTTCATCTTCGCCGCCTTTCAGGGTGTAAACATCCGTTACTTTGGCATCGCGCAGGTTGGCTACGTACAGTTCACCATTGGGCTGTAGGGTTTCGGCATAGCGCAGGGTTATTTTATCGCCGCGTTTGCCTTTTACATGCATTTTTACCCAGCCGGCAAAATTCTGCCCCATATCCATAATCCAGGTGCCGGATTTGAGTTGGTTTATGCTGATTGGCTTCACCCTATCCATAACCTTAATGAGTTCATTCACCTGGGCCTCTACCCTGCCTCCGGGCGCTTCCACCAGCCCGGCCTTTAGCCATTTGCTGTCGTCAAAGCCGGTGTTGTTCCATCCGGACATCTCTTTAGTGGCATCGTATTCTTCGCCATCGTATTCGTTATTGGTGCGGATGGGGCCATCTGCAGTAAACTTCCAGCTGTTATCGCTCACTATTAATTGCCGGCTACCATCGGTATACTCCACCTCTAACTGCAGCAGCATTTTGGGGAAACCAAATTCCTTAATTTTTTTTGGTTTGTATTTGGGGCGCATGGTGAAAAACCTGCCATTGCCCAATACCGTTGCCACAGCATTTGCACCTTTTTTTATTGCATTGGTAACGTCAAAAGTGTTGTACTTAACAGATTGGGTATAATCCGTAGGCGGCCCGGCAAGCAC
The genomic region above belongs to Mucilaginibacter sp. KACC 22773 and contains:
- a CDS encoding sugar phosphate isomerase/epimerase family protein, with product MKSRLILVLGVVLFTIGVAQQVIAQTPSAKQRYKVAVVDLMIIKRQKIGAFQLAKDVGADGVEVDMGGLGDRETFDNQLAKDSVRELFLNKAKELGLEIPSLGMTGFFAQSFAERPTAVKAVEDCINTMKQMNVKVGFLPLGIKGDLVKYPNLRPAIVARLKEVGKIAEKAGVVIGIETSLDARNELQLLKDIGSPAIKSYFNFQNALDNGRDLEKELQILGKMNIVMIHCTNTDGQWLQNDPEINMERVKATLDKMGWSGWLVIERSRDTKDVHNVKWNFSANATYIKSIFQTSNQ
- a CDS encoding acetylxylan esterase, with product MKKLTGILIACFTLLFYTAGAQQTTDGLYKKSLKQVLDEIQDRYHVKIKYTDAQVQDKWVNYAEWRFRTDVDTTLANVLTPLDLKVNKEGPGRYKLKEYEYYRWAVTDGWKELDRIASQYHDKASWEQRKALLKPQLYKALGLWPLPAKPASKPIVTPKRIFDGYTVENIAIEILPGLYINGSLYKPSKIKGRIPVILSPDGHWEHQRYRADCQLRCATLARMGVMAYSYDLFAWGESLLQFKDEDHRRSLAQSIQILGAIRILDYVSSLKETDTARIGISGGSGGGSHTVLMTALDDRIKLSAPVVSVSSYFYGGCPCESGMPVHQCGGGTDNVELAAMAAPKPQLLVSDGQDWTANMPEHDFPYLKKMYGYYGAENMVENVHLPNEGHDFGPSKRFPLYRFIAKNFHLNIKTIEDKSGNIDESKVTIEKKPAMYVFGDKGEKLPVGAIKGFNQLQKVFAAAINK
- a CDS encoding sialidase family protein; the protein is MYKKILLIILSACTIASETFAQTNPWRKGIVKDEFIYDKAPYPECHAATIAETPKGLVASWFGGTKERNPDVCIWVSRFVKGKWTEGINVANGIQNDTLRYACWNPVLYQVPGSKLLLFYKIGPSPAKWKGYMKTSDDGGISWSAQTALPDGFLGPIKNKPVLLKDGTLLSPVSTEGKAWQVHFEASHDFGKTWTMIGPVSDGKELKAIQPSILIYKDGRLQVLCRSQNRAVLTAWSKDKGQTWSPLEKTTLPNNNSGTDAVTLKDGRQLLVYNHVLPPGTLAKGARTPLNVAVSKDGVNWYAAAILEDSPISQYSYPSVIQSADGLVHVVYTWRRQKIKHVVIDPQKLDLKEIKDGVWPKVDGYTAPVATTGETKDL
- a CDS encoding DUF3826 domain-containing protein; this encodes MKILNIAGIAFAALLITSTLSKAQDQTAVKQVPSPEAQAKADAEIDKKANEWVSSLTLNDTAKASRVKTVVATHLKAIRDWNNSHSYESVPAGIDPATGKPLSTMDRQIIINSSLPKSVHENLMTGLRKDLNEEQVEAILDKYTIGKVAFTLAGYKAIVTDLTPVEEATILANLKQAREQAVDFKNIKQISAIFEIYKTKNEQYLNNNGRNWHQLFKAYVDAVKAKKAADAAKKTAQ
- a CDS encoding alpha-L-rhamnosidase gives rise to the protein MSKRTHIALLIFILSSYKCLAGIATQNLRCEMLYNPLGIETIHPRLSWQITGEGRNINQTAYRVLVASTPAKLAANVGDLWDSHRVNSGESIMINYAGKVLISRTACYWKVKVWTNKGESQWSQPAMWSEGLLNTTDWKARWIGHDGGFPWDSVSKFSRLSARYYHKQFDVKQEVKKAIIYIIGLGHYELYINGSIIGDQVLAGPPTDYTQSVKYNTFDVTNAIKKGANAVATVLGNGRFFTMRPKYKPKKIKEFGFPKMLLQLEVEYTDGSRQLIVSDNSWKFTADGPIRTNNEYDGEEYDATKEMSGWNNTGFDDSKWLKAGLVEAPGGRVEAQVNELIKVMDRVKPISINQLKSGTWIMDMGQNFAGWVKMHVKGKRGDKITLRYAETLQPNGELYVANLRDAKVTDVYTLKGGEDESWRPAFVYHGFRYVEISGYPGRPELADFEGEVVYDAMATTGHFETSNPLINQVYHNAYWGILSNYKGMPVDCPQRNERMPWLGDRAVGSLGESFVFANGNLYAKWLDDIAQSQKPDGAIPDVAPAYWNYYSDNMTWPGTYILVADMLYRQFADKAPIEKHYASMKKWMDYMRVKYMKDYIVTKDKYGDWCVSPESPELIHSKDSSRNTNGQLIATAYYYHLSGLMQKFAKLLHKPADAQAFAVLKLKVGNAFNQKYLDKKSFRYANNTVTANLLPLYFGITPAASSKAVFKNIVDKIENDANGHISTGVIGTQWLMRGLTEYGRPDLAYRIASNDDYPSWGYMVKHGATTMWELWNGDTANPAMNSHNHIMLLGDLVAWFYQDLAGIKTVNAGFKEMVMIPPVISQLNTVNASYETPYGVVKSSWISNNGRFTWHITVPPNSKALVYIPAGNGKAVTESGQAVDTIKDIKLVKMEGGRAIFRVGSGSYNFEVKS